One Branchiostoma floridae strain S238N-H82 chromosome 15, Bfl_VNyyK, whole genome shotgun sequence DNA window includes the following coding sequences:
- the LOC118432407 gene encoding uncharacterized protein LOC118432407 — protein sequence MPGEFVKQCEQDGSFSTKQCHGSTGFCYCAHPQDGTIYQETGRRGSMQHDCATYWKTKGTGESLLDFVKGQNTGAVVVAAIGCILTVLVVIFVVFGEIRGINFAFFKNTL from the exons ATGCCGGGAGAGTTTGTGAAGCAGTGTGAGCAGGACGGCAGCTTCAGTACCAAACAGTGTCACGGCTCCACCGGCTTCTGCTACTGCGCACACCCGCAGGACGGTACCATCTACCAGGAGACGGGCAGGAGGGGCAGCATGCAACACGACTGTGCCACTTACTGGAAGACTAAAG GTACAGGAGAATCCCTGCTGGACTTCGTGAAGGGACAGAACACCGGCGCTGTGGTGGTGGCCGCGATCGGCTGCATCCTCACGGTGTTGGTCGTCATCTTCGTGGTCTTCGGAGAGATAAGAGGGATCAACTTTGCGTTCTTTAAAAACACCCTttaa